In Deinococcus planocerae, a single genomic region encodes these proteins:
- a CDS encoding phosphoribosylglycinamide formyltransferase translates to MNLAFLASHGGSAARFLVGACRDGRLAATPVAMISNNSASAALGWAREAGLQTAHLSTATHPDPEALDRAILGFLRGAGADTVVLSGYMRELGPRVLGAYAGRLLNVHPSLLPRHGGRGMYGDRVHAAVLASGEAVTGASVHLVTAGIDEGPVLAQSRVDVRPGDTVETLRSRVQATEGELLLRALQGMAVGSA, encoded by the coding sequence GTGAACCTCGCCTTCCTCGCCTCCCACGGCGGCAGCGCGGCGCGGTTCCTGGTGGGGGCGTGCCGGGACGGGCGGCTGGCTGCCACGCCCGTGGCGATGATCAGCAACAACAGCGCTTCGGCAGCGCTGGGATGGGCGCGGGAGGCGGGGCTTCAAACCGCACACTTGAGTACGGCGACGCACCCGGACCCGGAGGCGCTGGACAGGGCGATCCTGGGTTTCCTGCGGGGGGCGGGGGCGGATACGGTGGTGCTGAGCGGGTACATGCGGGAACTGGGGCCGCGCGTGCTGGGGGCCTACGCCGGGCGGCTGCTCAACGTCCACCCCAGCCTGCTGCCGAGACACGGCGGGCGGGGCATGTACGGGGACCGGGTTCACGCGGCGGTTCTTGCCTCGGGGGAGGCCGTGACGGGGGCGAGCGTTCACCTCGTCACGGCGGGGATCGACGAGGGGCCGGTGCTGGCGCAGTCGCGGGTGGACGTGCGGCCCGGCGACACGGTGGAGACGTTGCGCTCGCGGGTGCAGGCGACCGAGGGCGAACTGCTGCTGCGCGCCCTGCAAGGGATGGCGGTGGGCTCGGCTTGA
- a CDS encoding metallophosphoesterase, whose amino-acid sequence MSHPTDLWVVGDVHGECGKLRTLLQGADLICADGTWTGGEAHLAFLGDYLDRGPDGLGVVRLVRRLEEEAPRSGGRVTALLGNHEVMFLAAEHFRRADPGDRFGFQEYWEANGGQVRDAEGLHPGDLAWLAARPALARVGRWLLLHADSPMYLHLGGSVEAVNARVAALLASHSPEVWGGFANAFADRLAFVAPDGEETARRLLGTFGGDRLAHGHTPVFVLLDEDGPDEGLPAVYAGGRCVALDSGMAYRKDAGFIARLDGRGVAEVVVLSQG is encoded by the coding sequence ATGAGTCACCCCACCGACCTGTGGGTGGTCGGCGACGTTCACGGTGAGTGTGGCAAGCTGCGGACCCTCTTGCAGGGGGCGGACCTCATCTGCGCGGACGGCACCTGGACGGGTGGGGAGGCGCACCTCGCCTTTCTGGGTGACTACCTCGACCGGGGACCGGACGGCCTCGGCGTCGTGCGGCTGGTTCGCAGGCTGGAGGAGGAGGCGCCGCGTTCGGGCGGGCGCGTGACGGCCCTGCTCGGCAACCACGAGGTGATGTTCCTCGCCGCCGAGCACTTCCGCCGGGCCGACCCGGGGGACCGCTTCGGCTTTCAGGAGTACTGGGAGGCCAACGGCGGTCAGGTGCGGGACGCCGAGGGCCTCCACCCGGGCGACCTCGCCTGGCTCGCCGCGCGGCCTGCCCTCGCCCGGGTGGGCCGCTGGCTGCTCCTGCACGCCGACAGCCCGATGTACCTGCATCTGGGCGGCAGCGTGGAGGCCGTGAACGCCCGCGTCGCCGCCCTGCTGGCGAGCCACAGCCCCGAGGTCTGGGGCGGCTTCGCCAACGCCTTCGCCGACCGCCTCGCGTTCGTGGCTCCGGACGGAGAGGAGACGGCGCGCAGGCTCCTGGGCACCTTCGGGGGCGACCGCCTCGCCCACGGGCACACGCCCGTCTTCGTGCTCCTCGACGAGGACGGGCCGGACGAGGGGCTGCCCGCCGTGTACGCCGGGGGCCGGTGCGTGGCGCTCGACAGCGGCATGGCGTACCGGAAGGACGCGGGCTTCATCGCCCGGCTGGATGGCCGGGGCGTGGCCGAGGTCGTGGTCCTCTCGCAGGGCTGA
- a CDS encoding DUF402 domain-containing protein, whose amino-acid sequence MKRKVFDLRLWPRVARGTHTVTYIPGFVIVDFTAYEVVNTKDVPFGERTIRILDQGYRWVRVHPTGGGEGVMGDSLTVMLNPSGGPEQLYVDIHAGEGLGEDGLPWHDDLYLDVIADWQPGWRVTETHVIDADELEEAVRAGGVTPELAEAAWTHARKVEEELRAGTYGPLGVLRRYLEDPYT is encoded by the coding sequence TTGAAGCGCAAAGTCTTCGACCTCCGCCTCTGGCCGCGTGTGGCCCGGGGGACGCACACGGTCACCTACATTCCCGGCTTCGTCATCGTGGACTTCACCGCCTACGAGGTCGTGAACACGAAGGACGTGCCTTTCGGGGAACGCACCATCCGCATTCTCGATCAGGGCTACCGCTGGGTGCGTGTCCACCCGACGGGCGGAGGCGAGGGCGTCATGGGTGATTCGCTGACCGTCATGCTCAACCCTTCCGGGGGGCCCGAGCAACTGTACGTGGACATCCACGCGGGTGAAGGGCTGGGCGAAGACGGTCTGCCCTGGCACGACGACCTCTACCTCGACGTGATAGCCGACTGGCAGCCCGGCTGGCGGGTGACCGAGACGCACGTCATCGACGCCGACGAGCTGGAGGAGGCGGTGCGGGCCGGGGGGGTGACGCCGGAACTCGCCGAGGCCGCCTGGACCCACGCGCGAAAGGTGGAGGAGGAGTTGAGAGCGGGAACGTACGGGCCGCTGGGGGTGCTGAGGCGGTATTTGGAGGACCCGTATACGTGA
- a CDS encoding NUDIX domain-containing protein, with protein MRQQVGAGVAVLDGRAGVLLVRRGDDGRWDLPGGAVNVGEEVEAAARREVQEETGLTPGPLSLLGVFSGARHRHTYPEGNVVAWVTVLDTASSLGGVPRAGDDAAEVAWWSLAALPTDVSEATRAYFDALSAQVGETA; from the coding sequence GTGCGGCAGCAGGTCGGCGCGGGCGTCGCGGTCCTTGACGGGCGGGCCGGGGTCCTGCTCGTGCGCCGGGGCGACGATGGCCGCTGGGACCTCCCCGGCGGCGCGGTGAACGTGGGCGAGGAGGTGGAGGCTGCCGCCCGCCGTGAGGTGCAGGAGGAGACGGGTCTGACCCCGGGCCCCCTCAGCCTGCTCGGCGTCTTCAGCGGGGCGCGGCACCGCCACACTTATCCGGAGGGCAACGTCGTCGCCTGGGTCACCGTCCTTGACACCGCGTCCTCTCTAGGCGGGGTGCCGCGCGCAGGAGACGATGCCGCCGAGGTCGCCTGGTGGTCCCTCGCGGCCCTGCCGACGGACGTGAGTGAGGCGACCCGCGCTTACTTCGACGCCCTATCTGCCCAAGTCGGGGAGACGGCATGA
- a CDS encoding phosphoribosyltransferase family protein codes for MVESPSQAPRVTVGGVTRELPTVRVGSVGRVPLVEFIGDSEFTKAAAAAMLPLIPPGTEVLLTVVTNALPLAHELSDRSGLPYVAVRKKRRTYMQDPLIQNVPSMTLGVSETLWLDGPHAARLRGKRVAIVQDVIASGGTAQALARLVERAGGTLGGYVAAFKQGDTTLPVAYLQELPTSL; via the coding sequence ATGGTCGAGTCTCCCTCCCAGGCCCCGCGCGTGACCGTTGGCGGCGTGACCCGTGAGCTTCCCACCGTCCGCGTCGGCAGCGTCGGGCGGGTGCCCCTGGTGGAATTTATCGGGGACAGCGAGTTCACCAAGGCCGCCGCCGCGGCGATGCTGCCCCTGATTCCGCCGGGCACCGAGGTCCTGCTCACGGTGGTCACGAACGCGCTGCCGCTCGCCCACGAACTCAGCGACCGCTCGGGCCTGCCCTACGTCGCCGTGCGCAAGAAACGCCGCACCTACATGCAAGACCCCCTGATCCAGAACGTGCCCAGCATGACCCTCGGCGTCTCGGAGACCCTCTGGCTCGACGGGCCGCACGCCGCGCGGCTCAGGGGCAAGCGCGTCGCCATCGTGCAGGACGTGATCGCCAGCGGGGGCACGGCGCAGGCCCTCGCCCGGCTCGTCGAGCGCGCCGGCGGCACCCTGGGCGGCTACGTCGCCGCCTTCAAGCAGGGGGACACGACCCTGCCCGTGGCGTACCTTCAGGAGTTGCCGACGAGTCTGTGA
- a CDS encoding phosphoribosyltransferase family protein: protein MKTHKVEVGNVTRELPVVPVAPGVSVALFNMLGDTEVTEAAGRELAARLPTDVDVLVTPEVKALSLAHVISRESGKPYIVIRKTQKPYMVDPIAREVVSITTGKPQLLVLDGFDVEKIRGRKVAIVDDVVSSGGTLHSLRQIIEEVGGEVAAVVAVFTEGQERPEVTALGHLPLFS, encoded by the coding sequence GTGAAGACGCACAAGGTCGAGGTCGGGAACGTGACGCGCGAGCTGCCGGTCGTGCCGGTGGCGCCGGGGGTGAGCGTGGCCCTGTTCAACATGCTGGGGGACACGGAAGTGACCGAGGCCGCCGGACGCGAACTCGCCGCCCGCTTGCCGACAGACGTGGACGTGCTCGTGACGCCCGAGGTCAAGGCCCTGTCGCTGGCGCACGTGATCAGCCGGGAGAGCGGCAAGCCCTACATCGTGATCCGCAAGACGCAAAAGCCCTACATGGTGGACCCCATCGCCCGCGAGGTCGTGAGCATCACCACGGGCAAACCGCAACTGCTCGTGCTCGACGGCTTCGACGTGGAGAAGATCAGGGGCCGGAAGGTCGCCATCGTGGACGACGTGGTGTCCAGCGGCGGCACGCTGCACTCGCTGCGGCAGATCATCGAGGAGGTCGGCGGCGAGGTCGCGGCGGTCGTCGCCGTCTTCACCGAAGGGCAGGAGCGCCCCGAGGTCACGGCGCTGGGGCACCTGCCGCTGTTTTCTTGA
- a CDS encoding AAA family ATPase has product MKINSVRVYNYKSFLDSGEIEFSEGFNIIVGQNNAGKTALLETLGFNIQNIPHRSTVSIPNPNIPPVTKSSLRASLRITGTELRDVVEGQHRGAQFYIALPTNNARFTGLDVYEQLVSKEFIDLEFDVSDARIVPVDILRHHGYEAVPGSIGIQGARIQVNPHDGSISLADTNKYSISDSDDITSAILPSLFNRVYIFKAERLNVSDSPFGSQTVLANNASNLPEVLSNLSGNNPVRYLKLVNYVKLIFPSITDVRVRASKLQGGMLEIVTWIEDPELEREDLSIPLSASGTGVGQVLAILYVVLTSYISKVIVIDEPTNFLHPGAARKLLEIIKLYPQHQYIITTHSADIIKIVEPSMLHLVKWERPQSQIETLKNRDVSGLRRSMLEVGARFSDVFGADSVIWVEGATEEEAFKIILGASDNALLEGTTIAAVAHTDDFGNKKNAGLVSLIYRKLTTSNALLPIPIGFIFDREEKTKQQMRELSNASDGRIHFIGKRQFENYLLDLDAILELMMSLQGFIDLDVTKDFLNGWVESNGARYIKNFNQKPSLSNDEYKDRVDAAKLLSSMFSQISEGREEYRKTTHSLSLTDWLVKHKPHVFSEIVELIKRIINQKPAI; this is encoded by the coding sequence ATGAAAATAAATTCTGTGCGCGTGTACAACTATAAAAGTTTTCTCGACTCAGGAGAGATCGAGTTCAGTGAGGGTTTTAATATTATTGTGGGTCAAAACAATGCTGGTAAAACAGCGCTGTTAGAAACTCTGGGGTTCAATATACAGAACATTCCTCATAGGAGTACCGTCTCCATTCCGAATCCAAATATTCCTCCCGTGACGAAATCATCTTTGAGGGCCTCGCTAAGAATTACCGGGACCGAATTAAGAGATGTAGTGGAAGGGCAACATAGAGGAGCACAGTTTTATATAGCTCTCCCAACTAACAATGCTAGATTTACCGGTTTGGACGTTTATGAACAACTAGTGTCTAAGGAGTTTATAGATTTAGAGTTTGATGTCTCGGATGCGCGCATCGTGCCCGTGGATATTCTTAGACATCACGGTTATGAAGCAGTGCCCGGAAGTATCGGTATACAAGGAGCAAGAATACAAGTAAATCCACACGATGGATCTATTAGTTTGGCTGATACCAATAAATATTCAATAAGTGATTCTGATGATATAACTTCAGCGATACTACCCTCTCTTTTTAATAGAGTTTATATATTCAAAGCAGAACGCTTGAATGTGAGCGACTCGCCCTTTGGTAGCCAAACAGTATTGGCAAATAATGCGAGCAATCTACCTGAAGTTCTTTCAAATCTTTCTGGTAACAATCCTGTACGATATTTAAAGCTGGTAAACTACGTTAAGCTGATTTTCCCGTCGATAACAGACGTTAGAGTCCGGGCCTCTAAACTTCAAGGTGGAATGCTAGAAATAGTAACGTGGATTGAAGACCCAGAGCTTGAGCGAGAAGATTTATCAATTCCTCTCTCTGCAAGTGGTACGGGGGTTGGTCAAGTACTTGCAATCCTTTATGTAGTTTTGACCTCTTATATCTCAAAGGTAATAGTTATTGATGAGCCAACAAATTTTTTGCACCCTGGCGCGGCAAGGAAACTGCTTGAAATAATAAAATTATATCCACAACATCAATACATTATTACTACTCATTCAGCAGATATAATCAAAATAGTCGAGCCCTCTATGCTTCATCTCGTCAAATGGGAAAGACCTCAAAGCCAGATCGAAACTTTAAAAAATCGGGACGTGAGTGGCTTAAGAAGGAGTATGCTGGAAGTAGGGGCTCGTTTTTCTGATGTTTTTGGCGCCGATTCAGTTATATGGGTGGAAGGAGCAACTGAAGAGGAAGCCTTCAAAATTATCTTAGGTGCATCGGATAATGCATTATTAGAAGGGACAACGATAGCTGCGGTGGCTCACACTGACGATTTCGGCAACAAAAAGAACGCCGGTTTGGTGTCGCTAATATATAGAAAATTGACGACTAGCAACGCGCTTCTACCTATTCCGATTGGCTTCATTTTCGATAGGGAGGAAAAGACGAAGCAACAAATGAGGGAGTTGAGTAATGCATCCGACGGTAGAATACATTTTATAGGAAAAAGGCAGTTTGAGAATTACTTGCTTGACCTCGATGCTATATTGGAATTAATGATGTCACTGCAAGGCTTCATAGATTTGGACGTAACTAAAGATTTTTTAAATGGATGGGTTGAAAGCAATGGGGCGAGGTACATAAAGAACTTCAATCAAAAACCGTCTCTCAGCAACGACGAATATAAAGATCGAGTTGATGCTGCGAAATTATTGTCGTCTATGTTTTCACAAATCTCAGAAGGACGCGAGGAGTATAGAAAGACGACACATTCTTTGAGTTTAACGGATTGGCTTGTCAAGCATAAGCCACACGTTTTTAGTGAAATTGTTGAACTAATAAAGAGAATTATTAATCAAAAGCCAGCTATCTAA
- the hspR gene encoding heat shock protein transcriptional repressor HspR, fused homodimer type: protein MAADSKHRPVYVISVAAELVDMHPQTLRLYERKGLIRPGRSSGKTRLYSERDIEHLREIRRLTQELGVNLAGVEEVMRLQHELDDLQGEFEAEIERIEDELRVRASQPQALPAPDGKADPRDRPVYVISIAAELVDMHPQTLRLYERKQLIRPGRSSGKTRLYSERDIEHLREIRRLTQELGVNLAGVEEIMRLRHQLDASRSHMEGNVRRLQQDITERMTTWRTLPAPEQAGEPEDGQNADDSGEIEEPERAAAGRRGRRGP, encoded by the coding sequence ATGGCCGCCGACTCCAAGCACCGCCCCGTGTACGTGATCTCGGTCGCGGCGGAACTCGTGGATATGCACCCGCAGACGTTGCGGCTGTATGAACGCAAGGGCCTGATTCGTCCCGGGCGCAGCAGCGGCAAGACGCGGCTGTACTCCGAGCGCGACATCGAGCACCTGCGCGAGATTCGCCGGCTGACTCAGGAACTCGGCGTCAACCTCGCCGGGGTCGAGGAGGTTATGCGGCTCCAGCACGAACTCGACGACCTCCAGGGTGAGTTCGAGGCCGAGATCGAACGCATCGAGGACGAGCTGCGCGTCCGGGCCTCCCAGCCGCAGGCCCTGCCTGCCCCGGACGGCAAGGCGGACCCCAGGGACCGCCCGGTGTACGTGATCTCCATCGCGGCGGAACTCGTGGACATGCACCCGCAGACGTTGCGGCTGTACGAGCGCAAGCAACTGATTCGCCCGGGCCGATCCAGCGGCAAGACACGGCTGTACTCCGAGCGCGACATCGAGCACCTGCGCGAAATCCGGCGGCTGACTCAGGAACTCGGCGTCAACCTCGCCGGGGTTGAGGAAATCATGCGCCTGCGCCACCAGCTCGACGCCTCGCGCTCGCACATGGAGGGCAACGTGCGCCGCCTCCAGCAGGACATTACCGAGCGGATGACGACGTGGCGGACGCTGCCTGCCCCCGAGCAGGCCGGAGAGCCGGAAGACGGGCAGAACGCGGACGACTCGGGTGAGATAGAGGAGCCGGAACGTGCGGCAGCAGGTCGGCGCGGGCGTCGCGGTCCTTGA
- a CDS encoding MHYT domain-containing protein, which produces MDHTHQALSHSWSVFYVVLSYVIATLASYVSLEVATRAGQRSAEGHRGRAWLLAQAALLGYGIWAMHFVGMLAYQVSATVTYNLPLTVLSGVLAIGLMYPALLILHGGPLRLARLLLAGLVAGSGIVFMHYLGMFAFQVPGTAVSVRPVPLVLSVLIAVGASMAAFYLFRLVSSTWARKLSGAALTGLKVAAGLVMGGAIVSMHYTGMAAWHLNVVDGNLLYRNTGGLDTEFLALGISVLSIVLLSVTGTKLLMDAVLEPTPAS; this is translated from the coding sequence ATGGACCACACGCACCAAGCCCTGTCGCATAGCTGGAGCGTTTTTTACGTCGTCTTGTCGTATGTCATCGCCACGCTGGCGTCGTACGTGTCGCTGGAGGTCGCCACCCGCGCGGGCCAGCGCTCCGCCGAGGGGCACCGGGGCCGGGCGTGGCTGCTCGCGCAGGCCGCCCTGCTGGGGTACGGCATCTGGGCCATGCACTTCGTCGGGATGCTCGCCTATCAGGTCTCGGCGACCGTCACCTACAACCTGCCGCTGACGGTTCTGTCGGGGGTACTGGCGATTGGCCTGATGTACCCGGCGCTGCTGATCCTGCACGGGGGCCCGCTGCGCCTTGCCCGCCTGCTGCTGGCGGGGCTGGTCGCCGGAAGCGGGATCGTGTTCATGCACTACCTGGGGATGTTCGCCTTCCAGGTGCCGGGCACCGCCGTCTCCGTGCGCCCGGTGCCCCTCGTCCTCTCGGTCCTCATCGCCGTCGGGGCGAGCATGGCGGCGTTCTACCTCTTCCGCCTCGTATCGAGCACGTGGGCGCGCAAGCTCTCCGGCGCGGCCCTGACGGGGCTCAAGGTGGCGGCGGGGCTGGTCATGGGCGGGGCCATCGTGTCCATGCACTACACCGGCATGGCGGCCTGGCACCTGAACGTGGTGGACGGCAACTTGCTCTACCGCAACACGGGCGGCCTGGACACCGAGTTCCTGGCCCTGGGCATCAGCGTGCTGTCCATCGTGCTCCTCAGCGTGACGGGAACCAAGCTCCTGATGGACGCCGTGCTGGAGCCTACCCCGGCAAGTTGA
- a CDS encoding dipeptidase, which translates to MTTSQTDLAALLNREEAERELFELLRIPSVSADPTHAEDMHRAAEFLRAKLESLGFAARVDATEHGGKVGHPVVYAERLRAPGKPTVLIYGHYDVQPEAPVEEWTSPPFEPTVRDGRIYARGSTDDKGQAYAHVRGAELLLSQGELPVNVKFLLEGEEEVGSPSLAAYLGAHADELRSDVILISDGSRFAPDVPTVTYGLRGLSYVEILVQGANRDLHSGSYGGAAPNPINALAEIISGLKDEHGRVTIPGFYDGVEELTQGEREMWARLPHSDEEFAASIGVPALPGEEGYSTLERLWARPTLDVNGIWGGYQGEGSKTVIAAKAGAKVSMRLVPGQDPERITRLVQEYVPTIAPKGVKVEVRALHGGQPVKVDLDSPYIKAADRALQRVYGRPAAFARTGGSIPIVADFRRLLGAPVLLVDFGLNEDAPHSPNESFALEDYHNGILTSAYLLQELGE; encoded by the coding sequence ATGACCACATCCCAGACGGACCTCGCCGCCCTGCTGAACCGTGAGGAGGCCGAGCGGGAGCTGTTCGAGCTGCTGCGGATTCCCAGCGTGAGTGCGGACCCCACGCACGCGGAGGACATGCACCGGGCCGCCGAGTTCCTGCGCGCCAAGCTGGAGAGCCTGGGCTTCGCGGCGCGGGTGGACGCCACCGAGCACGGCGGGAAGGTCGGACACCCGGTCGTGTACGCCGAGCGGCTGAGGGCGCCGGGCAAGCCGACGGTGTTGATCTACGGTCACTACGACGTGCAGCCCGAGGCGCCCGTGGAGGAGTGGACCTCGCCGCCCTTCGAGCCCACGGTGAGGGACGGGCGCATCTACGCGCGGGGCAGCACCGACGACAAGGGACAGGCGTACGCGCACGTGCGGGGCGCCGAACTCCTGCTCTCGCAGGGCGAGTTGCCCGTCAACGTCAAGTTTCTCCTGGAGGGCGAGGAGGAGGTCGGCAGCCCCAGCCTCGCCGCCTACCTGGGGGCGCACGCGGACGAGTTGCGCTCAGACGTGATCCTGATCTCCGACGGCTCGCGCTTCGCGCCCGACGTGCCCACCGTGACCTACGGCCTGCGCGGGCTGAGTTACGTGGAAATCCTCGTGCAGGGGGCGAACCGGGACCTGCACTCGGGCTCGTACGGTGGGGCGGCGCCCAACCCGATCAACGCGCTGGCAGAGATCATCTCGGGGCTCAAGGACGAACACGGGCGCGTGACCATTCCCGGCTTCTACGACGGGGTGGAGGAGCTGACCCAAGGGGAGCGCGAGATGTGGGCCCGCCTCCCCCACTCGGACGAGGAGTTCGCGGCCTCCATCGGCGTGCCCGCCCTGCCCGGCGAGGAGGGGTACTCCACCCTGGAGCGGCTGTGGGCGCGGCCCACCCTCGACGTGAACGGTATCTGGGGCGGCTACCAGGGCGAGGGCAGCAAGACGGTGATCGCGGCGAAGGCCGGGGCCAAGGTGTCCATGCGCCTCGTGCCCGGGCAGGACCCTGAGCGCATCACCCGTCTGGTGCAGGAGTACGTGCCGACCATCGCACCCAAAGGGGTGAAGGTGGAGGTGAGGGCCCTGCACGGCGGCCAGCCCGTGAAGGTGGACCTCGACTCGCCGTATATCAAGGCCGCCGACCGGGCGCTGCAAAGGGTGTACGGCAGGCCCGCCGCCTTCGCGCGCACGGGGGGCTCCATCCCCATCGTCGCCGACTTCCGCCGACTGCTGGGTGCGCCCGTCCTTCTCGTGGATTTCGGGCTGAACGAGGACGCCCCGCACTCGCCCAACGAGAGCTTCGCGCTGGAGGATTACCACAACGGGATTCTGACGAGCGCGTATCTGCTTCAGGAATTGGGGGAGTGA